The window AGGAACAGCTTCTTCATCTACCTGAAAGTAAAAATTGACAGGATGGTGCCATGGCTCTTGTTGGGATCAGGGATTTTAGCTTTGGTTGTCGGCATCGTTGCCTATGACATCGCTGATAAACCGCACTGCAACAGCAATTCCACAGGAcgaggaaattttggggcagCAAATATCAAAATggataaacattttttcccttctttttttctcgCTGGCTTTGAATATGCTGCTTCATTCATGGCAGTcatcttttctgctgttttccttctcttttctctctggagACACAAGCACATGATGCAGACCAACTCCATGAAGGACCTCAGCATGGATGCCCACATCAGAGCCATGAAatctattttctccttcttaGTGGTGTACAGCATCAACTTTGTATGTTTGGTCTTAGATATGGTTTATGTCACAAAGAAGTTAAATCGTATGACATTTCTCATTTTAGTATTTCAGTACATTTTTCCGGGTCTTCACTCCCTTATACTGGTTTTCAGCAATCCCAAATTAGAAAAGGCACTGCTAAAGATTCTTCCCTTAGAAAGAAGTGTAAAACGCAAGGTTTGCATGAGTTAGGAACTGTAATAAAATCTGGAGCCCATGCAAAATGGTAATATTACATTATAGAAAACATGTAGCATAATCTCTAGTGCAACTTTCCAAGCATTGTACATGATAGAAATGTTCTCATAACTGATATTAAGAATATATAATTCAAATACTATGAACTAAATTAATGTGACTTACACAATATATTTTCAATTATAATTTCATGTAGATAATTATTTGAGTTTAATTATTGTCAGTAACAAAGTTATTTAGACCTGGTACAGGGGCTGGCTGTAAAAGGGcaataaaaatactgcaaacCTGCCACCAAATGCTCTGGCATTTTCTGATTGAAACAACTGAAATAAACTGCAGGGTTTCTCTCTGTTTTGGTttacatttccttctgctgtggcCCTTCTGTGTGACATATTATGGGCTGTATCAGTGCCTGGCAGTGGCTGATAGCTCTGTGTGAACACGCTGAGCCCTGTCACTCACCAGAGGTGGTCACTGAGCCACAAAGAGCGAGGCAGAAACGGCCCCGGGGAGCTCAGGGGGTGCAGAGCCCCCTTCCCACTCCAGCCCTGCGTGTCCTCTGTGCCCCACTGCCTGCAAGGACAGGATTGCTTGCTCTGTGGGACTGCTCTCCTGGCCTGCTCTGACCTGGAGATCAGATTGCCTTTTCCCAGTGCACTCTGGCTCAGTGAAACATCCAAATTTTGTTCTGGATCAGGGAAACAGCATGAAAAGGGAGTGGAGGAGACAACTCACTGTGAACTGACTgcactttcattttccttccccctgtgctgctgtggaggaggaggtggaggagctggggatgaaGGAGTGAAGTTGAGCTTCAGATGAAAGGGTGGTGGAGGCAGCGGGTTCtagtttgtgtttatttctcatCATCCTACTGTACTTTTAGTAGgtaaataaattcattttctgcaCATTAAATCTGTTTCATCTGTGACAGTGACTGGTTAGTgatttcactgtatttttctcaTCCATCAGCTTTCCATCCTATTTGCCACCCCATTTATGGGTGACAGTGAAGGAACAGCTGGGTGGGCAtctggctgctccctgaggtcaacccaccacagcAGGTGAAACATGCAGAATGGAGCAGAACCTGAATTGGTCACTTCTACCACCAGCTCAGGTCCAGAGGCAGATTGTAAGCATCTCTTCTGGACACATCTCCCCTGTGAAAGACcttgaaaggacaaaaaaagccacacatcccttcttcccctgctgctgctcatgaaCTTAATCCTTTAACATGACAATCCCAACCACTCTCACAGGAAAGCCCTGGAAGATCCATCTCATACCCTACATCCAGTGCAACATCCATCCCTCACAACCTCACATGCCACAAGACTCAGCAGGCAAAATCCAGCACCTTGCAGATGTTACCACACAAAACACCACAGCCCCAGTGAACCACACTGCAGATCCATTCTTCCATCCCCATGAAACCCCTGAGAATGTGACAGCCAGCACAGAATCCCTGTCCTGTGCACCAGCCCCActcagctggcactgcaggggacagggtgtccatcagcacagccaccctgcacagcccatgGGGACAGATGCACGAtgtgcccagcctggagaagctgaCACATGAGAGGTGCCAGAAGTCAATGGGAATGgctgcccagtgctggcacagTATGGAAAACTGCTCTGGGTCACATTCCAAGTCTTTATGACGAGAAGTGAAAGTGTTAAAAATGGTTTTGCCATGGAAAGTGTTGATGAGCAGAAGCAGAACTCAATACCACTTCCACACCATTCCTATTTGCAGAAACATGAAAATGGCTGGGGACAATGTTAAAAAAAGGCCGTGCTCCAGTACCCTTGGTAGTCACAGCTGTCTgaaagcagcaaggaaggagcacattttcccttttgctgGGTCAGGAATGGACGATTCAGGCTGTTGGACCCATGTATCAAGTGAAAGCTCAGCATTAATATCTCAGCTTCATCCAGAAGCACCACGTACATCCCACTTCCAAGAAATGAGACAGGCATCACCAGAGGCTGCAAGTCCATGTAGAGCCTCCCGGTTGACTCAGTGAGAGAAGCAAAGATGCAAAGGCCACAGACATCAGCAAGCAAGCAGAACCTCAGTCCAAGATGCTTTTGTGAATCAGGTAGGGTCAagactattttttcctctggcaaTATGTGTAAATGCCATTGCAGTAACTCTAAAGCATTGCAGTGATTTACAGTATTGGAACATTTAAACATATCCTtcaattgtttttatttttgagatcAGATACATAGAAACACACAGAGAGGCTGAAGCACTTCTAGCTCTTAAGGAGATTGTTTACAGTGTATCTCTAAGGATGCACTCTTGTAGCCTTCTGCTTCTTCCATTCACCCAAATATCACACTGCAGATCCACCTGAGGTCTGCCAGTGCCTTTGCTCTGCATTGCAAGTGCTCAGAGGCACCAAACAGGCAGGGCACACTACTgcttccccttttttccctcatttttctttagaataGAGGCCGTACACTTCTCCCAAAAACATGGTGGATTTTTCTTAAGCTCTTCTTTCTTGAGTTCCCAGTCTTCATCTCTCTGGTCTAAGGGGATTTTTCTCAGTGCAGCTTTCTTGCGGTAGTTCCTGCTCtccacctctgctctgggagagaaACCAAGAGTGAGTGCAGCACACACATCTCTGTTCAAAGGCACCCATCTGCAGTGTCAGGGGCTGTGTCTCAGTCTGGTCAAAACCCTGATGCCATCAACACTTAAGAAACACCACAGTGTGTCCAGCATGGTGCAGCCCCAACCTCCCCTCACAGGGAGCCCCTGGGCCCCAGCGCTGCCTGCATCCAGACATGGACATTCCAAGTGTAAATCTTGCCCAAGAGAAGACaatccctttcctcctcctgcagggctctgatGTTGTAGGCACTCAGGATTCAGGAATCTCTGTCAGAACACCATCCaatatcaggaaaaatcctttttttctgtaatagaGCATTTCTGTCAAATGAGTGCAATGCTGTTCTAGCTGTCAGCACAGATCAAAGTCAGCAGCTCCATATTGATGGATCTCATCACGTGGGCTTTCCatgtcatagaatcacagaatggtttcagttggaagggacactaTCTCATTCTATACCttctgccatggacagggacaccttcccctagacCAGGCTGcacaaagccccatccagcttggtcttgaacacttccagggatggggcagctacGGCTTCTCTGgggaacctgtgccagggcttcaccaccctcacagtcaagaatttattcctaatgTATCTAATCTTACCTACCCAGGCCATTCCTCTTTGTCCatgcccttgtccaaagtccctctctaGCTCTCTTGTAGGCTCTcttcaggtactgaaaggtgctctaaggtctccACAGAGCCTATGTTTGACAGTGGTGGTTGATGCTCCATGGTTGCTGGTGTTTAAGGGGCATTTGGGCCTTCATAAGAGGCTTTAAATTCTGATCAGTCCTGAAGTGGTCAGGATATAGGACTAGCAGTAGGTCCCTTCCTGCTGAACTACCCTGTTGTCTTCTATTAAGTATCTGCTCCCAATggcaagaaatatttttctataaacttttaaatataaacatttatttatttatctatttatttatttatttatttatttatttatttacacatGAGTATATATATGCCCTGCTCTTAGATAGCAGGACCCTTTGGTACAATTTCAACAGCTGGCACTTTGCAGAGAGGCTGGCAGCAGAAATTGGCTGAGGGTCTCTGTGCCCTTCTTGGCAGGCCTCATAGCATCAAGAGTAAAGCCCTTTTCATGCAAACCAAATCTAATGCAAAATATGCATTTGCTATTCAGAAGCAGCTGTTTTGAAAGCAGCTGTTTCCTAACTTTTGCATGTTCATGCAAACCTCAGTGAGTGGTACTGATACTCAGCAGCGGAATATTTGCATGTTAATAATATTTCCATGTTGACACATGTCATATTTCCATGTGGGTACAGTCCTCAGCATAATTCAgtggcccagcccaggcaggcagctggTAACACCTGGGGACCAACAAACAGCTTGCAAGGGTCACGTGGTGCTAGAGGGGGCTGAATTTGGATTAATGAAGGATTTGGATGCTTATAGGCCTGTACAGATATGCAcatcagccctgcagctggtgcagaCCCTCAGATGGCtttaaaaattgccttttctctctttttgcaTGACAGGCAAATATCCAAAACTGACAGGGATGGTGTATAACAAAAAGTTCCTCATATTTATATCCCACACACACAACGgagtggagagcagagctgctctgtgctgcatgGCATTTTGTGCAAGCACCCTCTTAATTCTCTGTCTCAGGCATACACAGTGCTGCCCTGTACCCTTTGGCACTGCCTGACCCTAGACATCACCTCTGGGACCTTCTGCACATCTGAAGGAGCAGACGGTAATCGAAATTACACTACAAGTGACAACCGTTCCTCCTAGTTTACTCCAACTGGCTGATGTGACGCCAGTGTGTGAGGGTGAAAGCATCCACTGTGGTCATAAATGATAGTGGCTGGTTTTAAAAAGTATTCCTGAGCCTCAGTGATAAACTCTTGGCTGACCACAGGCTGGGTTATGGCCATGAGGTGATTGtacaggctctgtgtgtgttctAGACTGGGCATTTGAAGCATCTTCCTAGTCATTAGATCTCCCAGCCATGCTGAGCCATGCAGCTGTGGGGTGAGTCAGGCCAGCGTGTggttctgaaaaacaaattttccaCCTTAAATCAGTCATTCACCTCAGAAAGCCCTTCATCAGCTGACCTGAGTCACCATGGGCTCTTGCTAAGGTGTCTCAGACCAGGATGTCAATCATTCTGACAATCAACCTGTCAATCATTCTCCCAGGCACCTCTGCCTGCCACAGGCATTGCCCTTTGGCATCATCCAGGCAATTCCCCTGCCCCTTGCTCCCATGGCTCTGGAGCacatcccagggcacagcaaaTGCTACAGACTTGGCAGGAATTACTGGTGAGATTAGTGCAAAACAGACAGCATTGAATAGGCAAGtaattgctataaatttttcATCCAAGGGACAGAAGTCTGTAAACTTTCACCCTCTGGGTTAGATAATATTTACCTGTTCTGGTATAGAAACTAAGTATGCCAAGAGCTGAGAAGAGTATAAAGAGAATCTCCACTGGAAGACAATGTCCCATACTCAAAGGTCTGGCAGACTTGAGCTTTATTACCTAGACACTGGCTACATAGTAAAAAGTCTGATTTGCAAAGCTTCATTatcagctgctggctgcctaAATGCCTTTAAACGGAGGGTCTGAG of the Camarhynchus parvulus chromosome 3, STF_HiC, whole genome shotgun sequence genome contains:
- the LOC115902448 gene encoding taste receptor type 2 member 7-like — its product is MEACHPRQQSNVTSYGVLTVAILTLEAFPGMWINAFIVCVLCIAWVKKKILNSNEKILLLLGCSRFWYLCTTWIYKFLSFIYPNYLYVPTILQLAIFFQAFFNHCNLWFSACLCGFYCIKIANFRNSFFIYLKVKIDRMVPWLLLGSGILALVVGIVAYDIADKPHCNSNSTGRGNFGAANIKMDKHFFPSFFLAGFEYAASFMAVIFSAVFLLFSLWRHKHMMQTNSMKDLSMDAHIRAMKSIFSFLVVYSINFVCLVLDMVYVTKKLNRMTFLILVFQYIFPGLHSLILVFSNPKLEKALLKILPLERSVKRKVCMS